The following coding sequences are from one uncultured Cohaesibacter sp. window:
- a CDS encoding RDD family protein, with translation MNNANAAYERDSERRNAYDPYAHPALFDGVLSRRTLAFFIDAFVIMVLMVAASMIIAVIGIITFGLGWLLYAILLPLVALPYIAMTLGGYRASTIGMRMMGLEMRLWYGAKPYAMLAVMHSILFWVGNTILTPFIVLLGLFTKRKQLLHDMILGTMIMDRDALNELESYSSF, from the coding sequence ATGAACAACGCCAATGCCGCCTATGAACGTGACAGTGAGCGCAGAAATGCCTATGACCCTTATGCGCATCCCGCTTTGTTTGATGGGGTTCTATCGCGCCGTACGCTGGCATTTTTCATTGATGCCTTTGTTATCATGGTCCTCATGGTTGCAGCCTCGATGATCATTGCTGTTATCGGAATTATCACCTTCGGCTTGGGCTGGCTGCTATACGCCATTCTTTTGCCACTTGTAGCCCTGCCCTATATCGCTATGACACTCGGAGGCTATAGAGCTTCCACGATTGGCATGCGCATGATGGGGCTAGAGATGCGCCTGTGGTATGGGGCCAAGCCATATGCCATGCTGGCCGTTATGCATAGCATCCTGTTCTGGGTCGGGAATACAATCCTGACCCCGTTCATCGTTCTGCTGGGCCTTTTTACCAAACGCAAACAATTGCTGCACGACATGATTCTTGGAACGATGATCATGGATCGTGACGCTCTAAATGAGCTGGAATCTTACAGCAGCTTTTAA
- a CDS encoding SLC13 family permease encodes MHLTAEVQMWLTFAVILFTIVSYSFESFAIEITALGSLLILMLIFVGLPATSDAANLVTLDDLVAGFANPALLAVLALLVIGQGLFQTDALDKPAQFITRLAKKHRYMAFVGVYLSAAFTSAFINNTPVVVMFIPIMSVVAMNLRLSSSKVLMPLSFISILGGMTTLIGSSTNLLVAEAARKAGVLDLKFFDFTEIAIMVSGIGAVYALLVMPKILQDRKSMADQMSQSTGKQFIAQIPLTEGDALVGKKAVAGMFPDLKNMTVRLVQRGETPYLPPFDNVTLQPGDTVVVAATRHALTAALKGGHKMAKAVEESRENETSPMTDFTLAEVIVPPASRLSGQTIAQASFRSKTHCIVLGVQRRSRMPRMAMSDIRLEAGDVLLVGGARDDVEALRLNKDLLLIELSSTDVPQRRYAPRAIMIFLATAIATASGILPIATSALAGAFFMIVFKCLNLRQAVRALDTRIYMLVGSSLASAVALQNTGGAKFIAGAVVDAMQGQEGWVLLSGLFLLIAVLTNILSNNATAVLFAPIAISIANQTGLPVEPFIVCVILAANCSFATPIGYQTNLLVMGPGHYRFADFLFAGIPLMIIIWLSFTLIAPWYYGL; translated from the coding sequence ATGCACCTTACTGCCGAAGTGCAAATGTGGCTCACGTTTGCGGTTATCCTGTTTACAATTGTTTCGTACAGTTTTGAGTCTTTTGCTATTGAAATAACTGCCTTGGGATCTTTGTTGATCCTGATGCTGATTTTTGTCGGCCTGCCAGCCACTTCCGATGCGGCCAATCTGGTCACGCTGGATGATCTCGTTGCTGGTTTTGCAAACCCTGCCCTTCTTGCTGTTCTGGCGCTTTTGGTGATTGGCCAGGGGCTATTCCAGACCGACGCCCTGGACAAGCCCGCACAATTCATCACCAGACTGGCGAAAAAACATCGCTACATGGCCTTCGTGGGTGTCTATTTATCAGCTGCATTTACCAGCGCCTTTATCAATAATACTCCAGTTGTGGTCATGTTCATTCCGATCATGTCGGTCGTGGCGATGAATCTGCGCCTTTCGTCATCAAAGGTTTTGATGCCCCTCTCGTTCATTTCCATACTCGGCGGCATGACGACCCTGATCGGTTCATCAACCAACCTTTTGGTCGCAGAAGCTGCGCGCAAGGCCGGGGTTCTTGATCTCAAATTCTTCGATTTCACTGAAATCGCCATCATGGTTTCAGGAATTGGCGCTGTCTATGCACTGCTTGTGATGCCCAAGATCTTGCAAGACAGAAAGAGCATGGCCGACCAGATGAGCCAAAGTACGGGCAAGCAATTCATTGCCCAGATCCCCTTGACGGAGGGGGATGCGCTTGTCGGCAAGAAAGCCGTCGCGGGCATGTTTCCAGATCTTAAAAACATGACTGTACGTTTGGTTCAGCGTGGTGAAACTCCCTATCTCCCGCCGTTTGACAATGTCACACTTCAGCCCGGCGACACCGTTGTTGTGGCAGCCACACGACATGCACTCACAGCCGCTCTCAAAGGCGGTCATAAAATGGCCAAGGCGGTTGAAGAGAGCCGCGAGAACGAAACCTCGCCAATGACGGACTTCACTTTGGCAGAAGTGATCGTCCCCCCTGCTTCGCGCTTGTCTGGACAAACCATTGCGCAAGCGTCTTTCCGTTCAAAAACCCACTGTATCGTTCTGGGTGTACAGCGACGCTCCCGTATGCCCCGCATGGCCATGAGTGACATAAGGCTAGAAGCTGGCGACGTGCTGCTCGTGGGAGGTGCCCGCGATGATGTTGAAGCACTGCGCCTCAACAAGGATCTACTGCTTATCGAGCTTTCCAGCACCGATGTGCCACAGCGTCGTTACGCACCTCGGGCGATTATGATTTTCCTTGCTACAGCAATAGCAACGGCTTCCGGAATTCTGCCCATTGCGACGTCGGCGCTCGCCGGTGCCTTTTTCATGATCGTCTTCAAGTGCCTCAACCTTCGGCAAGCCGTTCGAGCGCTCGATACACGCATCTATATGCTGGTCGGATCTTCGCTGGCCAGTGCTGTTGCCTTGCAGAATACCGGCGGCGCAAAGTTCATCGCAGGTGCTGTTGTAGATGCCATGCAAGGTCAGGAAGGATGGGTACTGCTGTCTGGTCTATTCCTTCTTATCGCAGTGCTTACCAATATTCTGTCCAACAATGCGACCGCTGTTCTGTTCGCCCCCATCGCCATTTCCATTGCGAACCAGACCGGATTACCAGTTGAGCCATTTATCGTTTGCGTGATTTTGGCGGCCAACTGTTCCTTTGCAACGCCGATCGGCTATCAAACCAACCTATTGGTCATGGGCCCGGGGCATTATCGCTTCGCGGATTTCCTGTTTGCCGGTATCCCGCTTATGATCATCATTTGGCTGAGCTTTACTCTGATCGCGCCTTGGTACTATGGTTTATGA
- a CDS encoding arginyltransferase produces the protein MTRHALENPQFYLTAQQDCPYLEGLQERKIFTYLVGPEAKNLNDLLSVGGFRRSQTIAYRPACVDCRACKSVRVLVPQFSFSKNQRKVLKHNSDLVRIVKPAQTSSEQFALFKRYLKSRHDEGGMVEMTEADYIAMVEETHIDTRIVEYRRRVEGHGITPNEDGELVAVALTDVLDDATSMVYSFFNPDMGKRSLGTFIILDHIRQAIENGLAFVYLGYWVAGSPKMAYKKRFKPLEILNSDGWTCLD, from the coding sequence ATGACAAGACACGCCCTCGAAAATCCTCAATTCTATCTGACAGCGCAACAGGATTGCCCCTATCTGGAAGGCCTGCAAGAGCGTAAGATTTTCACCTATCTTGTTGGTCCTGAAGCGAAAAATCTCAACGATCTGCTTTCAGTCGGCGGCTTCCGCCGCAGCCAGACGATTGCATACAGACCAGCCTGTGTTGATTGCAGGGCTTGCAAATCGGTGCGCGTGCTTGTTCCGCAATTCAGTTTTTCCAAAAATCAGCGAAAAGTCCTTAAGCACAATTCCGATCTGGTAAGGATCGTAAAGCCTGCGCAAACCAGTTCTGAGCAATTTGCCCTATTCAAACGCTATTTAAAATCGCGCCATGATGAAGGGGGAATGGTGGAGATGACCGAGGCGGACTATATCGCCATGGTCGAAGAAACCCACATCGACACAAGAATAGTCGAATATCGCCGCCGAGTAGAAGGGCACGGTATTACACCCAATGAAGATGGCGAGCTTGTTGCCGTTGCGCTGACCGACGTGCTGGATGATGCGACCTCTATGGTCTACAGCTTTTTCAACCCTGATATGGGCAAGAGAAGTCTCGGCACATTCATCATTCTTGACCATATCCGGCAGGCAATCGAGAATGGGCTGGCTTTTGTGTATCTTGGCTACTGGGTCGCAGGCTCTCCCAAGATGGCCTATAAAAAGCGTTTCAAGCCTCTGGAAATATTGAATAGCGACGGCTGGACCTGCCTTGATTAA
- a CDS encoding endonuclease/exonuclease/phosphatase family protein produces the protein MLIRLRYFFDFCILAGLIVGAIISALALLGSVIPILDAINHFQLVILVLGLVALLASFVWPSALSALKSYGRKLVLFILLCSTIILGPEAFGYLTQKDPANYKTVQGTSQPLKLLSFNVYMGTWDKKAVADTIVKAAPDIATLQEFAPKRYRNQPDLKKAYPYQARCQSWRICSLAILSKHKLTDIKSYQLGSQNQRNPLHGKLLAATVHVSGAQPFRLYSVHLAWPLPLSEKQNQLQRLEQILSSERKTWPLQVLSGDFNSTGWSYRLNGFAKASGLLRRDRLLPTFPSPNSVIKRIRLPAFLSLDHVLTSPQIGMSPIKRISAPVGDHWPIEGSLYMPQLP, from the coding sequence ATGCTAATCCGGCTCAGATACTTTTTCGACTTTTGCATTTTGGCAGGGCTCATAGTTGGAGCAATCATTTCGGCTTTGGCTCTTCTTGGCTCAGTCATCCCCATTCTGGATGCCATCAATCATTTCCAACTTGTCATTCTTGTGCTTGGACTTGTCGCTCTTCTTGCAAGCTTCGTCTGGCCAAGCGCTCTTTCGGCCCTCAAATCCTATGGCCGCAAACTGGTCCTCTTCATTCTCTTGTGCTCGACCATCATATTGGGTCCAGAAGCTTTTGGTTACCTGACACAAAAAGATCCCGCCAACTATAAGACTGTTCAGGGGACAAGCCAGCCTCTCAAGCTGCTAAGCTTCAATGTTTACATGGGAACTTGGGATAAAAAGGCGGTTGCCGACACCATCGTCAAAGCTGCCCCCGACATTGCAACATTGCAGGAATTCGCGCCGAAACGGTACAGAAATCAACCAGACCTCAAAAAAGCCTACCCCTATCAGGCCCGTTGCCAGTCTTGGCGGATCTGTTCTTTAGCCATTCTTTCCAAACACAAGCTTACAGATATCAAATCCTATCAGTTGGGATCTCAAAACCAACGGAACCCGCTGCACGGCAAGCTATTGGCCGCGACGGTGCACGTGAGCGGCGCACAGCCTTTTCGCCTTTATAGTGTCCATCTGGCATGGCCTCTACCTTTGTCGGAGAAGCAAAATCAGCTACAACGGCTGGAGCAAATTTTGTCAAGCGAACGAAAAACGTGGCCGTTGCAGGTACTTTCCGGGGACTTCAACTCGACGGGATGGTCCTATCGGTTAAATGGCTTTGCCAAGGCCTCTGGCCTTTTACGCAGAGACCGTCTCTTGCCGACATTCCCCTCGCCCAATTCAGTCATCAAGCGTATCAGGCTACCAGCATTTCTGAGCCTTGATCATGTACTGACAAGCCCTCAAATCGGCATGAGCCCCATAAAACGGATATCGGCCCCAGTCGGCGATCATTGGCCGATTGAAGGCTCGCTCTATATGCCCCAATTGCCTTGA
- the parC gene encoding DNA topoisomerase IV subunit A, whose product MGNEIVKSGEFESINLREALEERYLAYALSTITQRALPDVRDGLKPVHRRILYAMRQLKMDPSGGFKKSARVVGDVIGKYHPHGDTAVYDAMVRLAQGFASRYPMVDGQGNFGNIDGDSAAAMRYTEARMTEVARLMMEGLDEDSVDFRETYDNEDKEPVVMPANFPNLLANGSSGIAVGMATSIPPHNVSELCEASLHLIKNPDCTDEKLLDLMPGPDFPTGGVIVEPKAQILEAYKTGRGGFRVRAKWQIEQLPRGAWQIIVTEIPYQVQKSRLIERIADLIQNRKLPLLVDVRDESAEDIRVVLEPKSRTVDPDLMMEALFKLTDLESRISLNMNVLTEHGVPRVLGVREVLRQWLNHRREVLQRRSRFRLGKIEHRLEVLDGYLIAYLNLDEVIRIIRYEDEPKAELMKSFSLSEVQAEAILNMRLRSLRKLEEIEIRTEHDNLSKERAELLEMLDSVTLQWDRIAQEIREIYKMFGPDTELGRRRTSFGEASERDIEDINLAMVEREPVTLVLSEKGWIRALKGHISDLGSLNFKDGDKLKLALQAETTDKLLLMGTNGKFFTIQADKLPGGRGHGEPIRVIIDMEPGVDVVDMFVHVAGRKLLLSATDGRGFITSEDNLVANTRKGKQILNVSAPAEAKLCRVAEGDQIAVIGENRKLLIFPLEQLSEMNRGRGVMLQRYKDGGVSDVKVFKAEDGLTWIDSSARSYQRSMDDLAEWLGERGQAGRLPPNGFPRSNKFEN is encoded by the coding sequence ATGGGAAACGAAATTGTAAAGTCCGGCGAGTTTGAGAGCATCAACCTGCGCGAAGCGCTGGAAGAGCGATATCTAGCTTACGCCTTGTCAACGATTACGCAGCGTGCGCTGCCAGATGTTCGCGATGGCCTTAAACCGGTGCATCGACGCATTCTCTATGCCATGCGGCAACTCAAGATGGACCCTTCCGGCGGCTTCAAAAAGTCCGCCCGAGTGGTCGGCGATGTTATCGGTAAATATCATCCGCATGGTGATACGGCCGTTTATGATGCCATGGTGCGTCTGGCGCAGGGATTTGCTTCCCGCTATCCTATGGTGGATGGACAGGGCAACTTCGGCAATATCGACGGCGACAGCGCGGCTGCCATGCGTTATACCGAAGCCCGCATGACCGAAGTCGCCCGCCTGATGATGGAAGGGCTGGACGAAGATTCAGTCGATTTCCGCGAGACCTATGATAACGAGGACAAAGAACCCGTTGTCATGCCTGCCAATTTTCCAAACCTGTTGGCGAATGGTTCCAGCGGTATTGCCGTGGGTATGGCAACCTCCATTCCGCCTCATAACGTTTCCGAGCTGTGCGAAGCATCCCTGCATCTAATCAAGAATCCTGATTGCACCGATGAAAAATTGCTCGATCTCATGCCCGGACCGGATTTCCCAACCGGCGGCGTGATCGTCGAGCCCAAGGCGCAAATTCTGGAAGCCTACAAGACCGGTCGCGGCGGCTTCCGTGTGCGCGCCAAATGGCAGATCGAACAGCTGCCTCGTGGGGCGTGGCAGATCATCGTCACCGAGATTCCCTATCAGGTGCAGAAATCGCGGCTGATCGAGCGCATTGCCGATCTCATTCAAAATCGCAAGTTGCCGCTTCTGGTCGATGTTCGCGATGAATCAGCTGAAGATATCCGCGTGGTGCTGGAACCAAAGAGCCGTACCGTCGATCCGGACCTGATGATGGAAGCTTTGTTCAAGCTGACGGATCTGGAAAGCCGGATTTCGCTCAACATGAATGTGTTGACCGAACATGGTGTGCCGCGCGTGCTTGGTGTGCGCGAGGTGTTGCGGCAATGGCTCAATCACCGGCGCGAGGTGCTTCAGCGTCGCTCACGCTTCCGTCTGGGCAAGATCGAACATCGCCTTGAAGTGCTTGACGGCTATTTGATTGCCTATCTCAATCTCGATGAAGTGATCCGCATCATCCGCTATGAGGATGAGCCCAAGGCAGAGCTGATGAAAAGCTTCAGTCTGTCGGAAGTGCAGGCCGAAGCGATCCTCAACATGCGTTTGCGCTCCTTGCGTAAGCTCGAAGAAATCGAGATCCGCACCGAGCATGACAATCTGAGCAAGGAACGTGCGGAGTTGCTCGAAATGCTCGATTCCGTTACTTTGCAATGGGATCGGATTGCACAGGAAATTCGTGAAATTTACAAGATGTTTGGCCCGGATACAGAACTTGGCCGCCGTCGTACGAGTTTTGGCGAAGCCAGCGAGCGGGACATCGAAGACATCAATCTGGCTATGGTCGAGCGTGAACCTGTAACGCTGGTTCTCTCTGAAAAAGGCTGGATTCGTGCGCTCAAGGGGCATATTTCGGATCTGGGTAGCCTGAACTTCAAGGATGGTGACAAGCTCAAACTGGCGCTACAGGCGGAAACAACCGACAAGCTCTTGTTGATGGGCACCAATGGCAAGTTCTTCACCATTCAAGCCGATAAGCTACCCGGTGGTAGAGGGCACGGAGAGCCGATCCGTGTAATCATCGATATGGAGCCCGGAGTGGATGTGGTCGACATGTTCGTTCATGTCGCTGGCCGCAAGCTTCTGCTTTCAGCAACGGATGGCCGCGGGTTCATAACCAGCGAAGACAATCTTGTTGCCAATACCCGCAAGGGCAAGCAGATCTTGAACGTTTCAGCCCCGGCCGAAGCCAAACTTTGTCGGGTCGCTGAGGGCGACCAGATCGCTGTTATTGGTGAAAACCGCAAGCTATTGATCTTCCCGCTCGAGCAACTCTCTGAAATGAACAGAGGTCGAGGCGTCATGCTTCAGCGTTACAAGGACGGTGGCGTTTCCGACGTGAAGGTCTTCAAGGCAGAGGACGGCCTCACATGGATAGACAGCTCAGCCCGCAGCTATCAGCGCTCCATGGATGATTTGGCTGAATGGCTTGGTGAGCGCGGACAGGCCGGGCGACTGCCGCCAAATGGCTTCCCGCGCAGCAACAAATTCGAGAATTGA
- the recO gene encoding DNA repair protein RecO, translating to MEWTDEAIVLGTKKHGETSVLLEVMTRAHGRAFGLVKGGRSRRMQPILQPGNSLAVTWRARLENHLGQMAIELETSRAAKLMALPLGTYGVQFIAELTRLLPERVAHPYLYQALSVIVDAFEEGDVAGELMVRYELALLTELGYGLDLAQCAATGRKDNLIYVSPKSGRAVCQEAGQPYKDRMLPLPSFLRGESLSNRVAFEELSEGFALTSFFLDRHVYQPLGRHAPELRRNFIEAVRKDLVMDD from the coding sequence ATGGAATGGACTGACGAAGCGATCGTTCTTGGCACGAAAAAACACGGCGAAACTTCCGTTTTGCTGGAGGTTATGACGCGCGCACACGGCCGGGCTTTTGGTCTGGTCAAAGGCGGGCGTTCGCGCAGGATGCAACCCATACTGCAGCCGGGTAACAGCCTCGCCGTTACGTGGCGCGCCAGGCTGGAAAATCATCTTGGACAAATGGCAATCGAGCTTGAAACATCCCGCGCCGCAAAGCTGATGGCCTTGCCTCTAGGCACATATGGCGTGCAATTCATTGCCGAGCTTACAAGGCTATTGCCCGAACGCGTTGCCCATCCATACCTGTATCAGGCTCTGAGCGTGATCGTGGATGCCTTCGAAGAAGGCGATGTCGCAGGCGAGCTTATGGTGCGCTATGAGTTGGCTTTATTGACCGAATTGGGATATGGCCTCGATCTGGCCCAATGCGCAGCAACGGGGCGCAAGGACAATCTGATCTATGTCTCGCCCAAGTCGGGCAGGGCTGTATGTCAGGAGGCCGGCCAGCCTTACAAAGATCGCATGTTGCCACTGCCGTCTTTTCTGCGCGGGGAAAGCCTGTCCAACAGGGTGGCGTTCGAAGAATTGTCTGAAGGCTTTGCCCTGACGTCCTTTTTTCTGGATCGTCATGTTTATCAGCCATTGGGGCGACACGCACCGGAGTTGCGCCGGAATTTCATCGAAGCAGTCCGAAAAGATCTCGTGATGGATGACTAG
- the era gene encoding GTPase Era has protein sequence MSDTSSQDQFSTSHGETQCGYVALIGAPNAGKSTLVNQLVGSKVSIVTHKVQTTRSLIRGIALKDDKQVIFVDTPGIFAPKRRLETAMVNTAWGGAKDADVIGMIVDARKGINEQIEDILDRLKEIKLPKVLILNKIDLVKRENLLALAQQLNERIAFDETFMVSALNGDRTDDLLDYFADHMPNGPWLYPADMISDLPMRQLAAEITREKVFLRLHQELPYASTVETEKWEQKKDGSVRIEQVIYVERDNQKMIVLGKGGSTIKAISMAARKELCELLEANVHLFLFVKVRERWVDDPERYREMGIDFPI, from the coding sequence ATGTCAGACACATCCTCTCAGGATCAATTTTCCACTTCGCATGGCGAAACACAATGCGGTTACGTCGCATTGATCGGTGCTCCCAACGCGGGCAAGTCGACGCTCGTCAACCAGCTCGTCGGCTCCAAGGTTTCGATCGTAACCCATAAGGTTCAAACCACTCGATCGCTGATCCGCGGCATTGCCCTGAAAGATGACAAGCAGGTTATCTTTGTAGATACGCCGGGTATCTTTGCGCCAAAACGCCGTCTGGAAACCGCGATGGTCAACACCGCTTGGGGTGGAGCCAAGGATGCGGACGTCATCGGCATGATCGTTGATGCGCGCAAAGGGATTAACGAGCAAATCGAAGACATTCTGGATCGCCTCAAGGAAATCAAGCTGCCCAAGGTTCTGATCTTGAACAAGATTGATCTTGTGAAGCGTGAAAATCTGCTCGCCCTGGCGCAACAGCTCAATGAACGCATAGCCTTTGACGAGACTTTCATGGTCTCGGCTCTGAATGGTGATCGTACTGATGATCTGTTGGACTATTTCGCCGATCACATGCCGAACGGCCCATGGCTATATCCGGCGGATATGATTTCTGACCTACCCATGCGCCAGCTCGCCGCCGAGATCACGCGTGAAAAGGTATTCCTGCGTCTTCATCAGGAGTTGCCCTATGCCTCTACGGTCGAGACTGAAAAGTGGGAACAGAAGAAAGACGGTTCTGTTCGCATCGAACAGGTGATCTATGTCGAGCGCGATAACCAGAAGATGATTGTTCTTGGCAAGGGCGGTAGCACCATCAAGGCGATCTCCATGGCAGCCCGCAAAGAGCTTTGCGAATTGCTTGAAGCCAATGTTCACCTGTTCTTGTTTGTCAAGGTTCGTGAGCGCTGGGTTGATGATCCGGAACGCTACCGTGAAATGGGCATCGATTTTCCCATTTAA
- the rnc gene encoding ribonuclease III yields MKKRDVAKLEEHLGYKFKDRSHLERALSHSSTVASPRLQVDQTYQRHEFLGDRVLAVSIAEMLLKAFPKADEGELARRFNGLVRNETCAEVAREIGVGPYIRLGEGEAQAGGRKKEAILGDVCEAVIGAIFMDGGFEVSRSLVKKYWEHRMLDWTGPLRDAKTTLQEWVQGNKLPPPTYRLIERTGPDHEPEFTLSVEVPTLEPAQGKGPSKRIAEQDAARTMLIREGLWSEDTK; encoded by the coding sequence ATGAAAAAGAGAGATGTAGCAAAATTGGAAGAGCATCTCGGCTATAAGTTCAAGGACAGATCTCATCTGGAACGCGCGTTAAGCCACTCAAGTACGGTCGCTTCGCCAAGATTGCAGGTAGATCAGACTTATCAAAGACATGAATTCCTTGGTGATCGTGTTCTTGCTGTATCAATAGCTGAAATGTTGCTGAAAGCCTTTCCCAAGGCAGATGAAGGAGAGCTTGCTCGCCGGTTCAACGGTCTCGTGCGTAACGAAACATGCGCCGAAGTAGCCAGAGAAATCGGAGTTGGCCCCTATATCCGCCTCGGCGAGGGAGAAGCACAAGCCGGAGGCCGCAAGAAAGAGGCTATCCTTGGCGATGTCTGTGAGGCCGTCATCGGTGCCATTTTCATGGATGGCGGGTTTGAGGTGTCTCGTAGTCTGGTCAAGAAATACTGGGAGCACAGGATGCTCGATTGGACCGGCCCTTTGCGCGATGCCAAAACAACCTTGCAGGAGTGGGTGCAGGGCAACAAGCTCCCGCCGCCTACCTATCGGTTGATTGAACGAACCGGTCCCGACCATGAGCCGGAATTTACTTTGAGTGTTGAAGTGCCAACCCTCGAACCTGCACAAGGTAAGGGACCATCAAAGCGCATAGCCGAACAGGACGCTGCTCGCACTATGCTCATAAGAGAAGGACTGTGGAGCGAAGATACCAAATAG
- the lepB gene encoding signal peptidase I: MNVSDDSIKENEGGLGETIKVIIQALLLALVVRTLLFQPFSIPSGSMKSTLLIGDYLFVSKYSYGYSRYSLPFGLPLFSGRILASEPTRGDIVVFKLPRDPSIDYIKRVIGLPGDKIQMIEGQLYINGQAVKHERIEDFVDTDEQGRKSRVERFRETLPNGVSYTTLNLTDSNYLDNTPVYEVPAGHYFMMGDNRDNSSDSRVLSNVGYVPFENLVGKAQVIFFSIGDGKAPWEIWSWPSAARWERWFTSLKPDVSEK, translated from the coding sequence CTGAATGTGTCAGACGATAGCATCAAAGAAAACGAGGGTGGCCTAGGGGAAACCATTAAGGTCATCATTCAGGCACTGCTTCTAGCGCTCGTGGTGCGTACGCTTCTATTCCAGCCGTTTTCGATTCCTTCCGGCTCCATGAAGTCAACGCTCCTGATCGGTGACTATCTGTTTGTGTCGAAATATAGCTATGGATACTCCCGTTATTCGCTGCCGTTCGGTCTGCCTCTTTTCTCAGGCCGTATTCTGGCCAGCGAGCCGACCCGTGGGGACATCGTCGTCTTCAAGTTGCCGCGTGATCCTTCGATCGATTATATCAAGCGTGTGATCGGTTTGCCCGGTGACAAAATCCAGATGATTGAAGGCCAGCTCTACATCAATGGGCAGGCTGTCAAACATGAGCGGATTGAAGATTTCGTTGATACCGATGAACAGGGGCGCAAATCCCGTGTTGAGCGTTTCCGCGAAACTCTGCCCAATGGTGTCAGCTACACCACTCTCAACCTTACTGACAGCAACTATCTCGATAACACACCGGTCTATGAGGTTCCTGCAGGTCATTACTTCATGATGGGTGATAACCGGGATAACTCGTCAGATAGCCGTGTCTTGAGCAATGTGGGCTATGTACCTTTTGAAAATCTGGTTGGTAAGGCTCAGGTTATCTTCTTCTCTATCGGAGATGGCAAGGCACCGTGGGAAATCTGGAGTTGGCCAAGTGCTGCCCGTTGGGAACGTTGGTTCACCAGCCTGAAACCGGATGTTTCTGAAAAATAG
- the acpS gene encoding holo-ACP synthase has protein sequence MIIGTGNDLIDIRRIEKSLERFGERFINRIFTDKEIKRSERKAQRAASYAKRFAAKEACSKALGTGLSHGVFWRDMGVSNLSSGKPTMVLTNGALARMKSMIPEGFVPQIDLTITDEYPIAQAYVIISAVPENWPSAQ, from the coding sequence ATGATTATCGGCACCGGCAACGATTTGATTGACATCAGACGCATTGAGAAATCTCTGGAGCGCTTCGGAGAGCGCTTTATCAATCGCATATTCACCGACAAGGAAATCAAGCGCTCGGAGCGCAAGGCGCAAAGAGCCGCTTCCTATGCGAAAAGATTTGCCGCAAAGGAAGCCTGCTCGAAAGCCTTGGGGACGGGGCTTTCTCACGGAGTGTTTTGGCGCGATATGGGAGTAAGCAACCTGTCGTCTGGCAAGCCGACAATGGTGTTGACCAACGGCGCATTGGCTCGCATGAAGTCGATGATACCGGAGGGATTTGTGCCCCAGATTGATCTGACGATCACGGATGAATATCCGATAGCGCAGGCCTATGTCATCATTTCCGCCGTTCCGGAAAACTGGCCTTCAGCACAATAG